AAGGTTTTTACTAAATTCATCATCGTATAAAATGGTAAATATGCTTTTATCATCTAAAGAGTTGACAGCAATCCCAATAATCTTTTCTCCTCCATCTTCATTGGAGATAAGGGTGCCAGGAACATTTAAGTAGGTTGAAGTAATTCGAACGGGAATATTAAATCTTTCTGCTAACTCTACCGCTTTAGGGTGAATTACCTTTACTCCTTTAGAAGAGAGAATGTACATATTTCTATAGGAAATATTATTAATATATTTAGTTTTAGGTACCATTATAGGATCTATGAAAGCTACACCGGGGACATTAGTGAAAATATCTACCCTTTTAGCATTTAGATATCCTCCTAAGGCTATAGCAGTAATATCGCTGCCTCCCCTACCTAAGGTGGTAATCTCATTGTTCTTAGTTATACCTTGAAATCCTGCCACCACTACTACTTTTCCTCTATCCATATGTTTTTTTATAGTAGAAGTATTAATACTAATTATTTCTGCAGAATTAAATTTTTCATCTGTAACAATACCTGCTTGGAATCCCATTAAAGGTTCTGATGGGATATTATTGGATTCCAACAGATGGGCAATTATGCTTGTTGATATAGTTTCACCACAGGACATTATAAGATCCTTTATTTTAGGTTTTATTTTAGGATTAATTTCTTCCAATTGTTGAATTAAAGTATCCGTAGCATAAGGGTCTCCTTGTCTACCAATGGCTGAAACAACCACTACAGGTTTTAAGCCCTTTTTAATATAATTACTTATATGGTATAAGATATCTGGATTATGGTTTAAGTTTTTGAAGGAAGTTCCCCCAAATTTTAGTACAATAGTATCCATTTTATCACCTACTATAATATGTTTCTTTCTATTAATGTTTCAGCAATTTGTACTGAATTTAGGGCTGCCCCTTTTCTGAGATTATCAGCTACAATCCACATATTAATTCCATTTTCTATGGAAAAATCTTTTCTAATTCTACCTACAAAGACTTCATCCTTCCCTTGTATATGGATGGGCATGGGATATGAATTGGATTTAATATCATCTATAACTTTAACGCCCTTTGCTTTCTCAAGAATATTTATTACATCTTCCACTTTAATGGGTTTTTCAGTTTCAATATTTACTGATTCCGAATGGCCGATGAAGACTGGAATTCTGACTGTAGTAGCAGTTACCTTAATATTTTCATCTAATATTTTCTTGGTTTCATTAACCATCTTCATCTCCTCTTTTGTATAGCCATTTTCTAAGAAATGGTCTATATGAGGTAATACATTAAATAGAATTTGATGGGGATATACTGAGCTGGTCATAGGTACATTAAAGCAGTAATCTATCATTTGATTATTTAATTCTTCCATTCCTTGTTTTCCAGTACCTGATACTGACTGATAGGTAGATACTACAATTCTTTTAATTTTATAAATGTCGTGTAATGGCTTCAATGGTACTAGCATTTGTATAGTTGAGCAATTGGGGTTCGATATAATTCCTCTATGGGAGTGTAGATCCTCAGGGTTTACTTCGGGAATTATCAGTGGTACATTATTGTCCATTCTCCAAGCACTGCTATTATCTATTACTATAGCACCTTCTTTAACTGCTATAGGTGCAAGATATTTACTAATACTACTATCAACGCAGAAAAAAGCAATATCGACGTCCATGAAAGCACCTTCTTTAGCTACCTCTGTTAGTATGGACTCTCCATTAAATTCAACTTTTTTATTTTTATTTTTTGAAGTTCCTAGGAATTTAATATCACCAACTGGGAATCTCCGTTCCACCAGTATATCTATAACCTTCCTTCCTACTAATCCCAAGGGTCCGACAACAGCTATATTGTAGGTTTTCAAAATAATCCCCTCCTTGAAAATGTCATGTTTTAAAATCGGTTAATTATATACTATTCATATGTCCTTTAAAGGGTTAAATATTAAAAAAATAGAACATAAAATAAAGCATTAACATATTATATATTATTGAAAATAGTTAAGGGGGTTTTCGAATGGTAAATTGGGGGAGACTTATTACAGCAATGGTTACGCCTTTTGATGAAGATTTGAACGTAAATTATGAAGAAGCTGTTCGCTTAGCAAAAAAGCTAGTTGAAGAAGGAAATACAGGATTAGTTATTACGGGAACTACAGGAGAGGCGCCTACTTTAAAATTAGAGGAGAAAGTTAAACTATATGAGGTTATCAAAGCAAATGTTAATGTTCCGATTATTGCTGGAATCGGAACCAATTCTACTGAGGATACCATTATAAACGGACAAAGAGCAATAGAAGCAGGGGTAGATGGGCTTTTAGTAGTAACACCTTATTATAATAAGCCTGATCAAAAATCATTATATGATCATTTTAAAAAGGTAGCAGAAAATTTAGATGCTCCTATTATGTTATATAACGTTCCAGGAAGAACGGGCTGCAATTTATTGCCAGAAACGGTAGAGAAGTTAGCTGCCATTGAAAATATAGTTGCGCTAAAAGAAGCCGGTGGTAATATAAATCAGATATCTGAAATAATAAGGAGAAAGCCTAAGGACTTTTTAGTCTACTCTGGGGATGACTCAATGA
This genomic window from Tepidimicrobium xylanilyticum contains:
- a CDS encoding aspartate-semialdehyde dehydrogenase; the protein is MKTYNIAVVGPLGLVGRKVIDILVERRFPVGDIKFLGTSKNKNKKVEFNGESILTEVAKEGAFMDVDIAFFCVDSSISKYLAPIAVKEGAIVIDNSSAWRMDNNVPLIIPEVNPEDLHSHRGIISNPNCSTIQMLVPLKPLHDIYKIKRIVVSTYQSVSGTGKQGMEELNNQMIDYCFNVPMTSSVYPHQILFNVLPHIDHFLENGYTKEEMKMVNETKKILDENIKVTATTVRIPVFIGHSESVNIETEKPIKVEDVINILEKAKGVKVIDDIKSNSYPMPIHIQGKDEVFVGRIRKDFSIENGINMWIVADNLRKGAALNSVQIAETLIERNIL
- a CDS encoding aspartate kinase; translation: MDTIVLKFGGTSFKNLNHNPDILYHISNYIKKGLKPVVVVSAIGRQGDPYATDTLIQQLEEINPKIKPKIKDLIMSCGETISTSIIAHLLESNNIPSEPLMGFQAGIVTDEKFNSAEIISINTSTIKKHMDRGKVVVVAGFQGITKNNEITTLGRGGSDITAIALGGYLNAKRVDIFTNVPGVAFIDPIMVPKTKYINNISYRNMYILSSKGVKVIHPKAVELAERFNIPVRITSTYLNVPGTLISNEDGGEKIIGIAVNSLDDKSIFTILYDDEFSKNLFKRLNIFIAENNGNILEITYHNGEVALVVSNENAYNFANNLYSHLIK
- the dapA gene encoding 4-hydroxy-tetrahydrodipicolinate synthase, giving the protein MVNWGRLITAMVTPFDEDLNVNYEEAVRLAKKLVEEGNTGLVITGTTGEAPTLKLEEKVKLYEVIKANVNVPIIAGIGTNSTEDTIINGQRAIEAGVDGLLVVTPYYNKPDQKSLYDHFKKVAENLDAPIMLYNVPGRTGCNLLPETVEKLAAIENIVALKEAGGNINQISEIIRRKPKDFLVYSGDDSMTLPAMAVGAYGVVSVCSHIVSKEMREMIDAFVYGDTKKAMEIHLRLFKLFETLFIVSNPIPVKAALNLVDIKVGGLRLPLTEADEKVKGIIRRELENLGKEIVQ